One Methylosinus sp. C49 DNA segment encodes these proteins:
- a CDS encoding TadE family protein, producing MTATLGACERRAAFSECRSGATAVEFAFIAPIFILILVVWIDLGMTLLEQSVLDSATLRAARSVKIGATTTSTDFKTTLCAYLYGVVPCASIKYTVQSGTSFSALSTTITTDSSNALTNTSFSIGSGGSDVLVQVGFTRKLFAPWLSAVFGKNGYLLILSTVAFQNEPYS from the coding sequence ATGACGGCCACATTGGGAGCATGTGAGAGGCGCGCCGCCTTCTCCGAATGTCGAAGCGGCGCGACGGCGGTCGAATTCGCGTTCATCGCGCCGATTTTCATTTTGATCCTGGTCGTGTGGATCGATCTCGGCATGACTTTGCTCGAGCAGAGCGTGCTGGACAGCGCGACATTGCGGGCGGCGCGCAGCGTCAAGATCGGCGCGACGACGACGTCGACGGACTTCAAGACGACGCTCTGCGCCTATCTCTATGGCGTCGTCCCCTGCGCTTCGATCAAATATACGGTCCAATCGGGGACGAGCTTCTCCGCCCTTTCGACGACAATCACGACCGACAGCTCCAATGCGCTGACCAATACGAGCTTTTCCATCGGCTCGGGCGGATCGGACGTGCTGGTGCAGGTCGGCTTCACGCGCAAGCTGTTCGCGCCTTGGCTCTCCGCCGTCTTCGGCAAGAACGGCTATCTGCTGATTTTGTCGACGGTCGCCTTCCAGAACGAGCCCTATTCATGA
- the recN gene encoding DNA repair protein RecN: protein MLVRLSIRDIVLIDRLDLEFASGLTTLTGETGAGKSILLDAFLLALGARGDASLVRAGEEQGQVTAAFDLPRDHPALAAAREFGLDAEDELVLRRVQTSDGRTRAFVNDQPASAQALRAIGASLVEIHCQHDDRALVDPSAHRALVDAHGALGEAAAEVRELHGALQRARRELAEEEARVAKARAEADYLRHANEELEALAPQPGEEAALAERRQTMQRSEKVAGDLRDALEAFSGDHSPAGEIASAARRLERRATQAPQLIEPPAKALAQALDALSLAEQALEQALRDADFDPRELERIEERLFALRGAARKHQTSVDALPALAERFAADLAALDAGEARIVALSEAVARALAAYAKAAESLSAARRAAAKTLDALVEGELKPLKLEGARFRTEIVSDPATGGPDGYDRVEFWVQTNPGSRPGPLVKVASGGELARFMLALKVVLADRGSAPTLVFDEIDTGVGGAVADAIGQRLARLAKRAQVLTVTHAPQVAARAGRHLRIAKGAVKGKAKDRVATRVAELEEAERREEIARMLSGAAITDEARAAARRLLEGAG from the coding sequence ATGCTCGTCCGTTTGTCTATTCGCGATATCGTCCTCATCGACAGGCTCGATCTCGAGTTCGCGTCCGGCCTGACCACGCTGACCGGCGAGACCGGCGCCGGCAAATCCATCCTTCTCGACGCTTTCCTGCTGGCGCTGGGCGCGCGCGGCGACGCGTCGCTGGTGCGCGCCGGCGAGGAGCAGGGGCAGGTGACGGCGGCCTTCGATCTGCCGCGCGACCATCCGGCCCTCGCCGCGGCGCGCGAGTTCGGCCTGGACGCTGAGGACGAGCTGGTCTTGCGCCGTGTGCAGACCAGCGACGGCCGCACCCGCGCCTTCGTCAATGACCAGCCGGCGAGCGCCCAGGCGTTGCGCGCCATCGGCGCCTCGCTGGTCGAGATCCATTGCCAGCACGATGATCGCGCGCTCGTCGATCCGAGCGCGCATAGAGCGCTCGTCGACGCGCACGGGGCGCTCGGCGAGGCGGCGGCGGAGGTGCGCGAGCTGCATGGCGCCCTGCAGCGCGCCCGCCGCGAGCTGGCCGAGGAGGAGGCGCGCGTCGCCAAGGCGCGGGCCGAGGCCGATTATCTGCGCCACGCCAATGAGGAGCTGGAGGCGCTGGCGCCGCAGCCCGGCGAGGAGGCCGCGCTCGCCGAGCGGCGCCAGACCATGCAGCGCTCCGAGAAAGTGGCCGGCGATCTGCGTGACGCGCTCGAGGCTTTTTCCGGCGATCATTCACCCGCCGGCGAAATCGCCTCCGCCGCACGTCGTCTGGAGCGGCGCGCGACCCAGGCGCCGCAGCTGATCGAGCCGCCGGCCAAGGCGCTCGCCCAGGCGCTGGATGCGCTCTCTCTCGCCGAGCAGGCGCTGGAGCAGGCGCTCCGCGACGCCGATTTCGATCCGCGCGAATTGGAGCGCATAGAGGAGCGGCTCTTCGCTTTGCGCGGCGCCGCGCGCAAGCATCAGACCAGCGTCGACGCGCTGCCGGCGCTCGCCGAGCGCTTCGCCGCCGATCTCGCCGCGCTGGACGCCGGCGAGGCGCGCATCGTCGCGCTGAGCGAGGCGGTCGCCAGAGCGCTGGCCGCCTACGCCAAAGCGGCGGAGAGCCTCTCCGCGGCGCGGCGCGCGGCGGCCAAGACGCTCGACGCTCTGGTGGAGGGCGAGCTGAAGCCGCTGAAGCTGGAAGGCGCGCGCTTTCGCACTGAGATCGTCAGCGATCCCGCGACCGGCGGGCCGGACGGCTATGACCGCGTCGAATTCTGGGTGCAGACCAATCCGGGCTCGCGGCCCGGCCCGCTAGTGAAGGTCGCCTCCGGCGGCGAGCTCGCGCGTTTCATGCTGGCGCTGAAAGTCGTGCTCGCCGATCGCGGCTCGGCGCCGACGCTGGTCTTCGACGAGATCGACACCGGCGTCGGCGGCGCGGTGGCGGACGCCATCGGCCAGCGTCTGGCGCGGCTCGCGAAACGCGCGCAAGTGCTCACCGTCACCCATGCGCCGCAAGTGGCGGCGCGCGCCGGCCGGCATTTGCGTATCGCCAAAGGCGCCGTGAAAGGCAAGGCGAAAGACCGCGTGGCGACGCGCGTCGCCGAGCTGGAAGAGGCCGAGCGGCGCGAGGAGATCGCCCGCATGCTCTCGGGCGCCGCCATCACCGACGAGGCTCGCGCGGCGGCCCGTCGGCTGCTGGAAGGGGCGGGCTGA
- a CDS encoding TadE/TadG family type IV pilus assembly protein: MSRPLRQDGGVALVEFALIAPVALMLTLGAFEATQLIRASWKVRLAAQTLADLVSQQTNVSTTIMSNLCSGAQLALSPLTSSGFKAAVTSVVYSSSGRAKDWQDTSCGSASATTNAPTLATTYTPTSGDSAIVVQATYAYAAPVSYVLPSTFSFSAIAVAKPRNGSKVTHD, from the coding sequence ATGAGCCGCCCGCTTCGACAGGACGGCGGCGTCGCGCTCGTCGAATTCGCGCTGATCGCGCCGGTCGCCCTCATGCTCACTCTCGGCGCCTTCGAGGCGACGCAGCTCATTCGCGCGAGCTGGAAAGTGCGGCTGGCGGCGCAGACCTTGGCCGATCTCGTCTCCCAGCAGACGAACGTCTCCACGACGATCATGTCCAATCTCTGCTCGGGCGCGCAATTGGCGCTTTCGCCGCTGACGAGCTCCGGCTTCAAAGCCGCGGTGACGAGCGTCGTCTATTCGAGCAGCGGCCGGGCGAAAGACTGGCAGGACACGAGCTGCGGCTCCGCCTCCGCGACGACCAATGCGCCGACGCTGGCGACGACCTACACGCCGACTTCCGGCGACAGCGCCATCGTGGTGCAGGCGACCTACGCCTATGCGGCCCCGGTCTCCTACGTGCTGCCCTCGACATTCTCCTTCTCGGCGATCGCGGTCGCCAAGCCCCGCAACGGATCGAAGGTGACTCATGATTGA
- a CDS encoding outer membrane protein assembly factor BamD — translation MPMIFRSSRYRVAVLACALLAAAPARADILDSITSGFGLFSGEKYKTEILPDIPAEDIYNQGLARMDAHDYENAAKKFGELEKQYPFSQWARKGLLMQTFAQYQKPAYDDAVASAQRYIGLYPTSPDTPYMYYLAGMSYYNQVPAVMQDQESAEKALAIFTQLVEKFPKSEYVTDVKYKIQVARDQLAAKDMTVGRFYLTRKNYAAAVNRFHDVLAKYQTTRHAEEALYRLTEAYFAMGVVNEAQTAAAILGHNFPDSSWYKDAHSLLATGGVAPEEHQGSWLSKIGKTLGAS, via the coding sequence ATGCCGATGATTTTCCGCTCGTCCCGTTATCGCGTCGCGGTTCTCGCCTGCGCTCTGCTCGCGGCGGCGCCGGCTCGCGCCGACATTCTGGACAGCATCACGAGCGGCTTCGGTCTCTTCTCGGGCGAGAAATACAAGACCGAGATTCTGCCCGATATTCCGGCCGAGGATATTTACAATCAGGGCCTCGCGCGCATGGACGCCCATGATTACGAGAACGCCGCCAAGAAGTTCGGCGAGCTCGAGAAGCAATATCCCTTCTCCCAATGGGCGCGCAAAGGCCTGCTGATGCAGACTTTCGCGCAATATCAGAAGCCCGCCTATGACGACGCGGTCGCCTCGGCGCAGCGCTACATCGGCCTCTATCCGACCTCTCCCGACACGCCCTATATGTATTATCTCGCGGGAATGTCTTATTATAATCAGGTGCCTGCGGTGATGCAGGACCAGGAGAGCGCCGAGAAGGCGCTGGCCATCTTCACCCAGCTCGTCGAGAAATTCCCCAAGTCGGAATATGTGACCGACGTCAAATACAAGATCCAGGTGGCGCGTGATCAGCTCGCCGCCAAGGACATGACGGTCGGCCGCTTCTATCTGACGCGCAAAAATTACGCGGCCGCGGTCAATCGCTTCCACGACGTTCTCGCCAAATATCAGACCACTCGTCACGCCGAGGAGGCGCTGTATCGGTTGACGGAGGCCTATTTCGCCATGGGCGTCGTCAATGAGGCGCAGACGGCGGCGGCCATTCTGGGGCATAATTTCCCCGATTCGTCCTGGTACAAGGACGCGCATTCGCTGCTCGCGACGGGCGGCGTCGCGCCCGAGGAACATCAGGGCTCCTGGCTCTCCAAGATCGGCAAGACGCTCGGCGCCAGCTGA